A genomic region of Magnolia sinica isolate HGM2019 chromosome 6, MsV1, whole genome shotgun sequence contains the following coding sequences:
- the LOC131249451 gene encoding transcription factor MYB1-like, producing the protein MGRKPCCSKEGLNRGAWTSHEDKLLSDYIAAHGHGRWRTLPNKAGLKRCGKSCRLRWLNYLRPDIKRGNITNEEEDLIIRLHKLLGNRWSLIAGRLPGRTDNEIKNYWNTYLRKKLSSDSSEQQRTGWKNKKPAPRGPLKEKAVRSETNVIRTEAVRCTRFTFPYPTTGFSDSPLPNYNEHERPLLLNLDRDELRMGEITGKWDWPSMHGVSRGDYCMANHAGVDENEGEISPLSEESYMRRINPGRGIEGDYHFSFLDGDVWDFNMF; encoded by the exons atgggaaggAAGCCATGCTGCAGCAAGGAAGGACTGAATAGAGGAGCATGGACAAGCCATGAAGACAAGCTGCTGTCAGATTACATTGCAGCTCATGGTCATGGGAGATGGAGAACCTTGCCTAACAAAGCTG GGTTGAAGAGGTGTGGAAAAAGCTGCAGGTTGAGATGGTTGAATTACCTAAGACCAGATATCAAGAGAGGAAACATTACTAATGAAGAAGAGGATCTGATCATTAGGTTACATAAGCTACTTGGAAATAG ATGGTCATTGATTGCAGGACGATTGCCAGGGCGTACAGACAATGAAATCAAGAACTACTGGAACACTTATCTCAGGAAAAAGCTCTCAAGCGATAGCTCAGAACAGCAACGGACTGGATGGAAGAACAAGAAACCGGCCCCTCGTGGCCCACTTAAAGAGAAGGCTGTAAGGTCTGAAACCAATGTGATCCGAACCGAGGCAGTTCGATGCACCCGATTCACATTCCCCTACCCAACAACTGGGTTTTCGGATTCTCCCCTTCCCAATTACAATGAGCACGAGCGACCTCTACTGTTGAACTTAGATAGAGATGAATTGCGTATGGGTGAGATTACTGGAAAATGGGATTGGCCCTCAATGCACGGAGTATCTAGGGGTGATTATTGCATGGCTAATCACGCTGGTGTGGATGAAAATGAAGGTGAAATCTCACCCTTGAGTGAAGAAAGTTACATGAGAAGGATTAATCCAGGCCGTGGAATTGAAGGGGATTATCATTTTTCGTTTCTTGATGGAGATGTATGGGACTTTAATATGTTTTAG
- the LOC131247911 gene encoding protein PAM68, chloroplastic, which translates to MESSPFPRPTTPFTTPLFSSRRNPISLFPIPHTKSSLHARLFPPQPVSALKSPKGFGPSPNKTSKKQKKRGNDGGGGEDEEEEGNDDYVRSDGGDDTIPEVVTNRMMKRMGFSVGIPLVIGLMFFPFFYYLKVVAKVDIPTWLPVIVSFVFFGTALLGVSYGIVSSSWDPLREGSILGWNEAQKNWPVFWQSLWGRKGNN; encoded by the coding sequence ATGGAATCCAGCCCATTCCCACGCCCAACAACGCCCTTCACAactcctcttttttcttctcgaCGAAACCCCATCTCCCTCTTTCCAATTCCCCATACGAAATCCTCTCTCCATGCTCGCCTCTTCCCGCCACAACCCGTCTCCGCTCTGAAGAGCCCAAAGGGCTTCGGGCCTTCTCCTAATAAGACGAGCAAAAAGCAGAAGAAAAGGGGAAATgatggaggaggaggagaagatgaagaagaagaaggcaatgACGACTATGTGAGAAGTGACGGTGGTGATGATACGATACCGGAGGTAGTAACGAACAGGATGATGAAGAGAATGGGGTTTTCGGTGGGGATTCCATTGGTGATCGGGCTCATGttcttccctttcttttattATCTGAAGGTGGTGGCAAAGGTGGACATACCAACGTGGCTCCCAGTCATAGTGTCGTTCGTCTTCTTTGGGACTGCTCTTTTGGGAGTGAGTTATGGGATAGTGTCGTCGAGCTGGGATCCGTTGAGGGAAGGCTCCATCTTAGGCTGGAACGAGGCTCAGAAGAATTGGCCTGTCTTTTGGCAGTCTCTCTGGGGCAGAAAGGGTAACAACTAG